CATTATTATACTTTCAATAAAATTTGATGATTTTTTTTAATAATTATATAAACTCATTTTATTGCGCAGTTTATATTAAAGTTTAAACTAAGTCTTTAATATAAGACATCTTTATTGTGTTATCAGGAAAACATACAGCGATCAAGTTAGGCTGAAGTTGCAGAAAGAGTTTTGCATGACAAATTTTAAAAAAGAATTAGCCAAATTTGAATATGACTTACTAAAAAAAATTCTATTAATGAGTAAAGATTGTCATACAAAAATTCTTTTAAATCTTCAAGTTTCTGGTGGCATGGATAGCATGTGCATGTTAAATGCATTTTTTAAAATATTAAATTCAAAACATTTTGAGAATAAAGAAAAATTTGTTTTCGTTGCGCAACATTTTAACCATAAACAACGAGGACAAGAATCAGAAGAAGATGTTGTTTTTGTGTCTCAATATTGCTCCCAATATAATATTCCTCTTTACGTAAATGAGTTGCAAGTTAAAGATATGAAAGCAAAAAATTTTCAAAATGATGCGCGTAACTGGAGAAAATCACAGGCAATTTCTCTTTGTCAAGAATTGCAAAAAAGCTTAAAGATAGGAAAATATTTTATTGTCACTGCCCATCATGCTCGAGATCATGTTGAAAGTGTTTTATTGCACATATTAAGAGGATGTTCTTTAAATGGGTTGGTTGGGATTCAGCAGTTTGATGAGCAAAATTTGTTTTTTAGACCATTTTTTAATATATCTTACAAGTGCTTACAAAGGTACTGTCATGATGAGCAGATCTTATTTAGAATGGATAGTTCTAATCTAAGTAATGACTATGATAGAAATTATATTAGAAACAGCATCCTGCCGCATTTTGAACATTTAAGACCCAGCTATGAGAAATCATTTCAATCATTGTCAAAGCATGTTGTAGAACATTTAGAAACTTTTGTGGAAGATGATGGCTTCGAGGAAAATCAGCAAATATTGGTTTTGAATGGAATGAGTCTGTCTGATGTATATAGAACAATCATTAATAAAAACAAAGAATTAAAAAATATTCTGGGTAGAAATGTGATGGCAAATCTTTTACATGAGATGGAGCTTCTAAAAAAAAGTAGGCTTATTCTTAAAGAAGTCAAATTAAAAAATGATTGGGTTGCTTGTTTAATGAAAGATAATGATAATATAAAGATACAGTTTTTAAAACAAAAATATTGAAAATCATGTTTCTCGACGGCTTGACTAACCTCTCATTGGTTGCAAATTGTTGAAGAGGGTGTAGAGTTCGCCTGTTTAGTAACATAAGATACTTACTACAAGTCTTAGAACTTAAGACTGCATAAAGGAAACGTTAAGGAGCTCGAATGGGTAAAGAATCCTGGGTAAAAGCTGCGTTAGTGTGGGCGGCTATTATTGTCTTATTTGTACTTTCGTTAAAATTTTTGTACAAACCACATGAAGATGTACAAAAAACATATCCGCAGTTTCAAAGCTATATTCAAAAACCAGCGGGCGATCCCCAAAGTATTATGAGTGTGAGCATTCGTTCTGATAGTATACGCGGAGACGAAATTACTGCAAAATTAAAAAATAATTCGACTATTACAACTTATGGTTCGTCCCGATGAGGGTGTACGTGGTCAATTGCGTAAAGACTTAGAAACACGTAAAGTTCCGATTAATTACGAAAAG
This region of Spirobacillus cienkowskii genomic DNA includes:
- the tilS gene encoding tRNA lysidine(34) synthetase TilS, coding for MTNFKKELAKFEYDLLKKILLMSKDCHTKILLNLQVSGGMDSMCMLNAFFKILNSKHFENKEKFVFVAQHFNHKQRGQESEEDVVFVSQYCSQYNIPLYVNELQVKDMKAKNFQNDARNWRKSQAISLCQELQKSLKIGKYFIVTAHHARDHVESVLLHILRGCSLNGLVGIQQFDEQNLFFRPFFNISYKCLQRYCHDEQILFRMDSSNLSNDYDRNYIRNSILPHFEHLRPSYEKSFQSLSKHVVEHLETFVEDDGFEENQQILVLNGMSLSDVYRTIINKNKELKNILGRNVMANLLHEMELLKKSRLILKEVKLKNDWVACLMKDNDNIKIQFLKQKY